The following nucleotide sequence is from Bacteroidota bacterium.
GTATGTAAGTGCAATTTGTTCCAGTGCTTCCGAATCGCAGCCAGAAACTACTTTCACTACATTGGTAAGGGTATGTACCGAATCGCCAGGGTTTATTCGCTCGGGCGAATAACCCACTTTAAAGTCGGTTTTATATTTCAGTCCCGAAAGTTTTTCGATAATAGGGATACAATCCTCTTCGGTTGCACCCGGATACACGGTTGATTCAAAAACCACATAGTCTCCTTTTTTGATAACTTTTCCGATGGTTTCTGAAGCTCGAAGAAGCGGCGTAAGGTCGGGTTGGTTGTTGGCATCGATAGGAGTAGGCACCGCTACAATGTGAAAGTTTGCAGTTTTCAGTAGTTCAAGGTCTGAAGTAAAGCTGATGTCGCAGTTTTCAAAAGCTTTCTTGTCAAGCTCCTTGCTTGGGTCGATGTGCCTTTGCATGAGGGCAATACGTTTTTCGTTGATGTCGAAACCGATTACTTTGAACCTGCGTGCAAACTCCAGTGCAATGGGCAGGCCCACATATCCTAGGCCAATAACCGATAAGCTGCTTTTTTTACTCTGCAATGACTCGTATACCATAGGTGCTGTTTTTGAGGAAGTAAATATAAAATATCTTGGGGTTTTAACCTCATCAGAGGGTTGTAAACAACAAAAAAACCAGTGCATAAGCACTGGTTTTTTTATCTCGATTGAAAAGTCTATTTCAGACCAAATTCTTTTTTCAGGGTATCGACATAGTCGAGTTTTTCCCATCCAAAGAACTCTACTTTTTCTTTTTTGCTTTCGCCATTGATGTGGGTCACAATTTCGCGTACCTCGCACTGACGGCCCATGTGTCCATAAGCTGCAGTTTCGAGAAAAATAGGTTTTTTAAGGTTAAAGCGCTTGATGATGGCGCTTGGACGAAGATCGAAAATATTTTCAATTTTGCTGGCAATGGCTCCATCGCTAATACCAACTTTCGAGGTACCATAGGTATTTACATACACACCCACAGGTTTGGCAACACCAATGGCATAGGCTACTTGCACCAGTACCTCGCTTGCTATTCCTGAGGCTACCATGTTTTTGGCAATGTGTCTTGCGGCATAGGCTGCAGAACGGTCTACTTTCGAAGCATCCTTTCCTGAAAAGGCCCCACCTCCATGTGCACCTTTGCCACCATAGGTGTCGACAATAATCTTACGGCCTGTAAGACCAGTATCGCCATGCGGACCACCAATAACAAATTTACCAGTAGGATTCACATGTAAAATGAAATCGCCTTTAAAAAGACCTTGAGCTCTTTGTGGTAATTTTGCTTTAGCTCGTGGTATAAGAATGTTGAGTACGTCGTCTTTGATTTTTTTGAGCATCACCTCGTCTTGGTCAAAATCGTCGTGTTGGGTCGATACTACTATGGTGTGAATACGTTCCGGGGTACCGTCCTCCTGGTATTGCAGGGTCACCTGCGATTTGGAGTCAGGACGCAGGTAAGTCATTTGTTTTTTCTCGCGGCGTATGGCGGCAAGTTCTATCAGCAACAGGTGCGATAATTCAAGAGCCAAAG
It contains:
- a CDS encoding methionine adenosyltransferase, producing the protein MSYLFTSESVSEGHPDKVSDQISDALLDEFLRQDPNSKVACETLVTTGLVVLSGEVKTQAYVDVQKVARDVIKKIGYTNADYMFEGDGCGVISAIHEQSPDINQGVERQKEEDQGAGDQGLMFGYACTETDNYMPLALELSHLLLIELAAIRREKKQMTYLRPDSKSQVTLQYQEDGTPERIHTIVVSTQHDDFDQDEVMLKKIKDDVLNILIPRAKAKLPQRAQGLFKGDFILHVNPTGKFVIGGPHGDTGLTGRKIIVDTYGGKGAHGGGAFSGKDASKVDRSAAYAARHIAKNMVASGIASEVLVQVAYAIGVAKPVGVYVNTYGTSKVGISDGAIASKIENIFDLRPSAIIKRFNLKKPIFLETAAYGHMGRQCEVREIVTHINGESKKEKVEFFGWEKLDYVDTLKKEFGLK